The window TCCCTGCTGAGCGTGCGCAGCGTGGCCGGCGAGGTGTTCCTCCTCCAGTTGGCCGTCGTGATGCTGCTCGTCGCCGCCGCGGTGGGGGCGCTCGTGGTGCAGGCCCGCAGCTCCGCCATGATGGACGCCCGGCACCGGACGCTCGCCGCCGCCGGAACGTTCGCGGAATCCCCCGGAATCGTCCCGGCCCTGCACAGCGCCCATCCGAGCGCGGTCCTCCAGCCGAGTGCGGAGGCGGCCCGGAAGATCGCCGAGGTCGACGGCATCAACGTGTACACGCTCGACGGCGTCACGCTCACCCACAGCGATCCGCGGCAGATCGGGAAGCACGTCGTGGGCCCCTTCTCCAAGGCGGCGGCCGGCACGTCCTTCACGGAGACGTTCGAAGGGTCCCTCGGCCGTTCCGTGGTCTCGGTGGTACCCGTCAAGGACCCCGACGGGCGGGTCATCGCCGTCGTCTCCTCCCCCGTCACGGTCCAGAACGTGCAGAACATGGTCAACCGACAGCTGCCGGTCGTCCTCGGCACCGCGGCCGTGGTGCTGCTCCTCTCCGCGGGCGGGACGGCCCTGGTGAGCCGTCGGCTGCTGCGCCGGACCCACGGCCTGGGACCGGCCGAGATGACGAGGATGTACGAGCACCACGACGCGGTGCTCCACGCGGTACGAGAGGGCGTGCTGATCGTCGGTGGTGACGGACGGCTGCTCCTGGCCAATGACGAGGCGCGGCGGCTCCTGGACCTGCCGGTGCACGCGGAAGGGCTGCCCGTCACGGACCTGGGTCTGGAGGAGGGGATCGCCGAGTCGGTCGCGTCGGGACGTTCCGCGACCGACGAGCTGCACGTGGCGGCCGATCGGCTGCTGGCGGTGAACATCCGGCGCACCGCCCCCTACGGGAAGGCCGGGACGGTCGTCACGCTGCGGGACACCACCGAGCTGCGGGCACTCTCCGGCAGGGCCGAGATGGCCCGCGAACGGCTGAACCTGCTGTACGACGCGGGGATGCAGGTCGGGACGACGCTGAACCTGGAGCGCACCGCGGAGGAACTGGCGGAGGCGGCGGTCCCCCGGTTCGCCGACGTGGTCACCGTCGACCTGCTGGACCCGGTGCTGCGCGGCGAGGAGCCGTCCGAGGCGAGCAGCGAGATGCGCCGCACCGCCGTCGTCGGCCTTGACGGAAACCACCCGCTCTCCCCTGTCGGCGAGCTGATCCGGGTCGCTCCCAGCGGCCCCATGGCCACCGGGCGGACGGGCGGCCACGCGGTCCTGGAGGCGGACCTCCGCGCCACCCCCCAGCGCTGGCGGGCCCAGCACCAGGCCAATGCCCAGCAGATCCTGGACCGCGGCATCCACTCCCTGGTCTCCGTGCCCCTGCGCGCCCGGGGCGTCCTGCTGGGCATGGTCGGCTACTGGCGGGGCGAGGACTCCCCGCCGTTCGACGAGGAGGACGTGTCCTTCGCGGAGGAGCTGACCGCCCGGGCGGCGCTGTCCATCGACAACGCCCGCCGCTTCACCCGCGAGCACACCATGGCCGTCACCCTGCAGCGCAGCCTGCTGCCCCGGCGCGTACCGGAGCAGTCCGCCGTCGAGGTCGCGCACCGCTATCTGGCGGCCCAGGCCGGGGTGGGCGGTGACTGGTTCGACGTCATCCCGCTGCCCGGGGCCCGGGTGGCCCTGGTGGTCGGCGACGTCGTCGGCCACGGTCTGCACGCCGCCGCCACGATGGGCCGGCTGCGCACCGCCGTGTACAACTTCTCCACCCTGGACCTGCCTCCGGACGAGCTGCTGAGCCACCTGGACGAGTTGGTCGCCCACATCGACACCGACGAACAGGAGTGGCAGGGGATCACCGGGGCCACCTGCCTGTGTGCCATCTACGACCCCGTCTCGGGGCAGGTGACGGCCGCCGCCGCCGGGCATCCCGGCCCCGCTCTGGTCCACCCGGACGGAACCGTGTCCTTCCCCGACGTTCCCGTCTCCCCGCCGCTGGGCCTGGGCGCGGGTCTGCCCATGGAGACCATGACGATCACCCTGCCCGAGGGTTCCCGGCTGGCCCTCTTCACCAACGGCCTGGTCGAGAGCCGGGGCCGCGATCCGGACGCGGCCCAGGCCGCGCTGCGCGCCGCCCTGGCAGGGCCTGCTCGTACTCCTGAGGAGACCTGTACCGCGGTGATCGACGCGATGCTGCCCACCCGGCCCGGCGACGACGTCGCGCTGCTGGTGGCCCGTACCCGCCGGCTGGACCCCGCACGGATCGCCGAGTGGGAGGTGTCCCCCGACCCGGCGGCGGTGTCGCCGGTGCGCAACGCCTGCTCCCGCCGACTGGTGGACTGGGGTCTGGAGGACATCGCCTTCACCACGGAACTCATCCTCAGCGAGCTGTTGACCAACGCCATCCGCTACGGCACCGAGCCCATCCGGGTGAGGCTGCTGTACGACCGGAGCCTGGTCTGCGAGGTATCCGACGGGTCCAGCACCTCCCCGCACCTGCGTCGGGCCGAGGACACCGACGAGGGAGGGCGCGGTCTGTTCCTCGTCGCGCAGTTCGCCGAGCGCTGGGGCACCCGCTACACCGCACGCGGAAAGATCATCTGGAGCGAGCAGACCCTCCAGGACGAGACCGCGCCGCCCGCGCTGGACCTCGCGGAGGCGCTCCTGGCCGGGTGGGGCGAGGAAGGGTTCTGAGAGTCCTCCGGTCCGGGAGGCGACGCACACACCCGTCGGGCACCGCGACCGTCCGGGACCGGGAGCGTCTGCGACCTGGAGCGTCTGGGACTGCGCGGCGAGGCCGCCGAACGTACGCTGGCCTCGATCAGTGGACGATCGGCCGTAATGGAGCCTTTGTGCCCGCATCCCGTCTCCGGACAGCCTCCGTCGCCGCCTGCCTGGCTCTCGCGGCGGCGCCCCTCGGCGCCTGTGGAGACAAGCCCGACGCCACGCCCAGAGCGCCCGCGGTGGCCACCTCGGCCGCGGACACCGGCGGCATGGCGGCGCTGACCGCGGCGGCGAAGAAGGAGGGGTCGCTCAACACGATCGCGCTGCCGAGCGACTGGGCCAACTACGGCGCGCTGATCGAAGGCTTCGAGAAGAAGTACGGGATCAAGGTCACGGTGGAGAACCCGGAAGGGACCAGCCAGGACGAGATCAACGCCCTGAAGGAGCACAGGGCCGCAGGCCTCGCCCCCGACGTGATCGACGTGGGAGGCTCGTTCGCGCAGTCCGCGGCCCGGCAGGGCCTGCTCGCTCCGTACGAGGTCGCCGAGTACGACCAGATCCCCGAGGAGCAGAAGGACCCGCGGGCCCGCTGGTACAACAACTACGGCGGCTACATCTCGATCGGCTGCGACGCCAAGCGCGTCAAGACCTGCCCCTCGACGTTCGCCGATCTGCGCAGGCCCGAGTACAAGGGCCAGGTCGCGCTCAACGGCGACCCCACCAAGTCCGGCTCCGCCTTCGCCGGGGTGTACGCGGCGGCCCTGGCGAACGGGGGTTCCTTCGACAACATCCAGCCCGGTATCGACTTCTTCGCCGACCTCCGCAAGAACGGCAACTTCATCCCGGTCGAATCCTCGGTGACCACGATCGCGAAGGGCCAGACCCCGATCAGCATCGACTGGGACTTCCTCAACCTCGGATATGCCGACGACTTCAGGAAGAAGGGCGCGGACATCGACTGGCGGACCGCCATCCCCTTCGACGGCAGCTTCGCCCAGTACTACGCGAACGGGGTGAACAAGGACGCCCCGCACCCCGCGGCGGCACGCCTGTGGCAGGAGTACCTCTTCAGCCCGGAGGGCCAGAACCTCCGGCTCGCCGCCTATGCGCGCCCCGTCCTCATGGACGCGATGAGGAAGAACGGCACACTCGACAAGGCCGCCGCGGAGAAGCTGCCGACGGTCGAGGGCACGCCGACGTTCCCGACGGAGGCACAGACGGAGAATGCGCGACGCACCGTCAACCGCAACTGGGACAAGGCGCTCTCGGGCTGAGTCCCACGCCTGAGCGTCGTGATCCTGAGCCTGTTTCAGTCCCGCGTCCGCGTGTCATTCGGGGCGGCTGAAGCGGTGGGCGGCCCAGACCAGGGCCAGGACTCCGCCGGCCGGCAGGAGGCCGCCTTCCAGGAACAGGGGAGGTTGCCAGTCGGACCACTCGATGCCCGCCGTGGCCGCCTGGTCCGGTACCCGCAGCGCGATGCAGCGGCGGAGCAGGTCCACTCCGTAGGCGAGCGGGTTGACGGCGGCGAGCGTCTGGGCCCAGCCCGGCAGGTTCCCGAGCGGGAAGAAGCCGCCGGAGAGGAACAGCAGCGGCATCATCACCAGGCCGAGCAGCATGTGGAAGACCTCGGGCCGGGTGAGGCTCACGGC of the Streptomyces sp. NBC_01426 genome contains:
- a CDS encoding SpoIIE family protein phosphatase; this translates as MLLVAAAVGALVVQARSSAMMDARHRTLAAAGTFAESPGIVPALHSAHPSAVLQPSAEAARKIAEVDGINVYTLDGVTLTHSDPRQIGKHVVGPFSKAAAGTSFTETFEGSLGRSVVSVVPVKDPDGRVIAVVSSPVTVQNVQNMVNRQLPVVLGTAAVVLLLSAGGTALVSRRLLRRTHGLGPAEMTRMYEHHDAVLHAVREGVLIVGGDGRLLLANDEARRLLDLPVHAEGLPVTDLGLEEGIAESVASGRSATDELHVAADRLLAVNIRRTAPYGKAGTVVTLRDTTELRALSGRAEMARERLNLLYDAGMQVGTTLNLERTAEELAEAAVPRFADVVTVDLLDPVLRGEEPSEASSEMRRTAVVGLDGNHPLSPVGELIRVAPSGPMATGRTGGHAVLEADLRATPQRWRAQHQANAQQILDRGIHSLVSVPLRARGVLLGMVGYWRGEDSPPFDEEDVSFAEELTARAALSIDNARRFTREHTMAVTLQRSLLPRRVPEQSAVEVAHRYLAAQAGVGGDWFDVIPLPGARVALVVGDVVGHGLHAAATMGRLRTAVYNFSTLDLPPDELLSHLDELVAHIDTDEQEWQGITGATCLCAIYDPVSGQVTAAAAGHPGPALVHPDGTVSFPDVPVSPPLGLGAGLPMETMTITLPEGSRLALFTNGLVESRGRDPDAAQAALRAALAGPARTPEETCTAVIDAMLPTRPGDDVALLVARTRRLDPARIAEWEVSPDPAAVSPVRNACSRRLVDWGLEDIAFTTELILSELLTNAIRYGTEPIRVRLLYDRSLVCEVSDGSSTSPHLRRAEDTDEGGRGLFLVAQFAERWGTRYTARGKIIWSEQTLQDETAPPALDLAEALLAGWGEEGF
- a CDS encoding ABC transporter substrate-binding protein — translated: MPASRLRTASVAACLALAAAPLGACGDKPDATPRAPAVATSAADTGGMAALTAAAKKEGSLNTIALPSDWANYGALIEGFEKKYGIKVTVENPEGTSQDEINALKEHRAAGLAPDVIDVGGSFAQSAARQGLLAPYEVAEYDQIPEEQKDPRARWYNNYGGYISIGCDAKRVKTCPSTFADLRRPEYKGQVALNGDPTKSGSAFAGVYAAALANGGSFDNIQPGIDFFADLRKNGNFIPVESSVTTIAKGQTPISIDWDFLNLGYADDFRKKGADIDWRTAIPFDGSFAQYYANGVNKDAPHPAAARLWQEYLFSPEGQNLRLAAYARPVLMDAMRKNGTLDKAAAEKLPTVEGTPTFPTEAQTENARRTVNRNWDKALSG